Within Candidatus Poribacteria bacterium, the genomic segment TGCCTTTATCGCGCCCCAGGTCGTCGATGTCTTTCCCTGCGCATCGACGGCGAGGTTGATGCCGCCCATCAGTGTGTTGATCTCCTTCTCGCTCTTCACGACGTTGGAGATCCACAGGTCATCCAAGATTCCGCTGAGGTACGATGCCTTGGACCCGCTGCGCCAACCGACATCCAGCGTCGGCGTTCCGGCGTCCGCCGTCTTGATCGTTCCGGCGCCGGGCTCGTCCTTGTCGAGCTTGCCGTCGATGTACATCTTGGCGCTCTTGCCGTCGTACGTGTAGGCGACGTGCTGCCACTTATCGAGCGCCAGATTCGTCGCGCCGTTGTGGTCCTTGACGCGGTAGGTTGTGAAGACCAGGAGGGCGTTGTTGAACCCGACCTTCCACGCCGCGTTCGCGGGCCCATCCATCTCGACGATGTTGGTCCAGCCGGTCAGCGCGATCGGCTTGACCCAGGCGCCGACGCTGATGGTCGAATCGAACTTCGCCAGGATGTCGGACTTCTTCGTCTGGAACGCCGTCGCGCCATCGAACTCCATCGCTCCCGCGTACTTGCCGGCGACCCATTTCTCTTTGCCGGCCACGCGATCGAGGGTGTGGCCGTAGATGCTGTGATCGACCAGCTTGTCGCCCTTTCCCTCATCGAAGTTGATGTAGAGGACGATGTCTTTGGGCAGGTCCGCCTGTGCGCTACCGCACAAGAGCAGCGCCGCCAGCACACTCACACCGAAATACCTCACACGCATGGGGTTTCCTCCTAATCCAACCGGATCGACCTGTTCGCCCGACTAGCTTGAACCTGTACCTCCTTTCCTGATGCGCCGACGACAATCACATGAAGTCGGTGCCGACGCGTTATCCAGCTTCACGCGTCGCGATTCGACGCCGCCCACGGCTTCGCACGGACGCGGCGCAAGGGGGATGAATGTGGAATGCCGTCGGGAGCTTTGACACGGGTCGCCTCCCGCCACGGTCGTGATCGCGACCGAGGCATGTCATCTGGCATCGACGCGATGCCCACACAGCCAGCCGTGGCGGGTCTCCGACGTGCGTACGCAGGAGCACCAAACCCGTCAGCCGACGCTGGCTGAGTGTGTCAGAGGTCGGCGACGACGTCAAGAGCTATGCTGTTGCCGGAAGGATTCGCGGAGTTCCCCGATCGCCGCCAGGAT encodes:
- a CDS encoding LamG domain-containing protein, producing the protein MRVRYFGVSVLAALLLCGSAQADLPKDIVLYINFDEGKGDKLVDHSIYGHTLDRVAGKEKWVAGKYAGAMEFDGATAFQTKKSDILAKFDSTISVGAWVKPIALTGWTNIVEMDGPANAAWKVGFNNALLVFTTYRVKDHNGATNLALDKWQHVAYTYDGKSAKMYIDGKLDKDEPGAGTIKTADAGTPTLDVGWRSGSKASYLSGILDDLWISNVVKSEKEINTLMGGINLAVDAQGKTSTTWGAIKA